Proteins encoded in a region of the Nicotiana tomentosiformis chromosome 9, ASM39032v3, whole genome shotgun sequence genome:
- the LOC138898404 gene encoding PRA1 family protein D-like gives MSSPPPDAGPIAAVTVRPWPLFIDTAALSLPISFSDATYRINKNLRYFAGNYVLIILFILLITLILRPISLVLFLTIFAGWIYLYFSRNEPLDLFGFDVDDRFVLGFLSLVTVVALLVFKIWTNVVVSIGFGIVILCVHGALRAPEDQEDSPYGALLSESPRGDYTIV, from the coding sequence ATGTCTTCTCCTCCGCCGGACGCTGGACCAATTGCCGCCGTCACCGTTCGACCGTGGCCGTTATTCATCGATACCGCTGCCCTCAGCCTCCCAATCTCCTTCTCCGACGCAACATATCGGATCAACAAAAACCTCCGTTATTTCGCCGGTAATTACGTGCTAATCATCCTCTTTATCCTATTAATCACCCTAATTCTCCGTCCAATTTCACTCGTGTTGTTCCTAACCATATTCGCCGGTTGGATTTACCTCTACTTCTCCCGTAATGAGCCGTTGGATCTTTTTGGCTTCGATGTTGATGATAGGTTCGTGTTAGGGTTTCTGAGTTTGGTGACTGTCGTTGCGCTTCTGGTTTTTAAGATTTGGACGAATGTTGTCGTTTCAATTGGCTTTGGGATTGTGATTCTGTGTGTTCATGGTGCACTTCGGGCTCCGGAAGATCAGGAAGATTCACCTTATGGTGCTTTGCTGTCAGAAAGTCCCAGAGGGGATTATACTATTGTTTGA